The sequence CAATCCGATGAGAATATATAAACAGCCAGCACAATAGGATCAGTATTTGATTACTGCTGATGTATCAATGTGTTTTACCAGAAATTTAAGTCTGAACACTTACAAAAATTATACATGTAGCTACCATAGCTTTGGTAAGTAGAATAATGATGCATTATTATGTGTAGACTCAGAAGTAAGTAGAAAGGATAGATGACAAATAGATATTTATGAGATGGATGAATTAGGTAGATAGGTAggcagatatgagatagatagatagatagatagatagatagattcctCTTTGAAAATGCAACTCCAAATCAGTTGCCTAAAAGATGGCAGCCAGTATGTACAATCTACCACAAACTTCAATAATTTGCCCCTGATGTGCCTAAAGTAACTCATATTCGATGGTCTTGCTCTAAAGTTGGCCCTATACAATGCTACAGTATGTGTTGTTGTAATAGCAAGGTATGTATGCTGGTGGATAGAAGTATATGCAGACATATTTTACTCTATAATCTCTGATGTTACTGTTGTTGTTATACCAGGACATGCCGGTAGGAAACCAGACAGCCATCTTGTTTTTCCAGCTGCATGGATTTCAGAATCCTAAAACCCTTCAAATTCCACTCTTCTTATTATTTCTTACAATTTATCTGTTTATTCTGTTGGGGAACCTATTAATAATGATCTTGATAATATCAAGTCCCAAACTCCAATCACCCATGTATTTTTTCCTCAGTCATttgtctctatgtgatgtattCAGCACCAGCAATATCATCCCGAACATGCTCCATATTGTTATACTGGGAGTGATCTTGATGCCTGTAGCCGAGTGCTTCCTACAGTTCTACCTGTTTGGTTGCTCAACCTCTACAGAATCGTTTCTTCTGACAGTGATGTCATACGACCGTTATTTGGCCATTTGTTACCCATTGCATTATTTCACCATTATGGACTTTCGTCTACGTCTTCTGTTGGTGATGGGGTCTTGGGTTTCGGGTTTTGCATTGACATTAATACCTGGCATTCTGGTGACCACACTAGAGTACTGTGGCCCCAATGTCATTGACCATTTCTTCTGTGACTTGGCCCCTTTCTTAAAGTTATCGTGTTCTGATGTGTATGTGGTACAAACCGAAATCATTGTATTTTCAATTCCTATAATCCTCTTGCCATTTTTGTTCATATTAGCCAGCTATGTCAACATCTTCTTCAGTATTCTGAAGATTTCTTCTACATCTGGTAGGGAGAAAGCTTTTTCGACATGCAGCGCTCATTTAACCGTTGTGTGCACATATTATGGGACATTAATTATTGTGTATATGGTCCCATCAAATGGACAATTATCAAGTATAAATAAGTCGTTGGCTCTGCTGTATATTGTAATAACACCCCTATTCAATCCTGTTATATACAGTCTACGAAATAAGGAGCTGCGCTCTGCCATGCCGAAAATCCTGTGGAATAAAAGTCCAGTCTGAAAAGCTTACCATGATTTCTGCTTCTTGATCCAAAAGTAACTGTAACCAGAAGAAACTATTAGGAATACTAAAATTCCCAAATAACAAAGAACTTTAATAGTAAAGATTCTTTAGAGATGTGGACTGGAGACCCAAAAGTTGCAGTGAGGCACAAGTGTTCTGTGGATCACTTAGGCCAAGTATGAAGGGGCCAAATATGCATAAATGGCTACACAATCCCTCTATCAGGCCTGTACACCCCAATTACGTTTTGAAATGAGTGATGCGACCACCTCAGCAATCTGTCAATGTTTTCAGACTGAAATATATATGGCCACTGGCTACCTAGTCTCTGTTGAGAGGACTTTACGGTACAACCTAGGATTTGAGACTTGCTCAGAGGTCATATACAGCTCAGGATTTTAGTTTaagggtacaggcagtcccccactTACGTCATTCCGACTTACAAATGACCTATAGTTACTAATGAGGATCTCATCAGCACAGAAAGTCAGCAGAAATCTTGTGCAAGTGTGATTCCCTTTCGTGCAGCTTGACTGTCATCTAGTGCAGGTAGATTGCACGTATCCAAGTATGTCCATGGTTATCCACAATCTTTATAGCTTTTCTTTCTTGTAGCGCAGGCAGAGGCTTCAGCTCTTTCTCCTCCTGCAAGCCACTTATATACACGATCATGGGTATCCAAGGATGTGCAACCTACCCTTTCTCCGGTGGTTGTAGAcagcccagaatactggaggctggctattgcggccttgggcacgcaatggtcatggtgcttggtataagGACCGGAggatgggcctacagcctggcaggtcttcagcaggtggtgtgtgcaagaataaTGGAGGGAGAGGTTGATTAAAGAGCTTTCTATTTGGggaaacccctgaggtgtatatgggaATCCCTGCGTCATGGAGGATAGATGCCCGTGATGGTGAAgaagcctgatccagggatcacacggaggcacATTTTGCAAATCAACTCAGCAAATCAGCAGGGTGGAAAGATGGTAGAAattagctggtccacaggaatggTCACTCACAGCCTCCTGACTTGCCATGGGTGTCAAGTATCTGGCCTGAGACaattctgcttcctggtagtgtgacacTGGTTTGTGCAACACAGGCAggtgctgcactctcctctgTGTCCGGGTTCGGTTCAACCTCAGTGTCAGTAACATCTGTGATCGGTGGTGGCATGCGTTGCCGGCAGGAATCGGGAAcagattttaaacattttaatgggtccgctcatcactagtggtGAGTTGTTGCTGCAGCAATGTGAACTTTAATCCTAGAGAGCACTTATCTCCAAACAAGTCTGAACACCTACCTACTAGACAGGCCATACCCCATGGTTCTCTCAATAAAGACTTGGTATCTATAAACCATATTTATTTCAGCTTAAGGGCATTGACAAATGGGTGAGGTGGTCACATCATCCACTTCTTAACATAATTGGGATGGACAGCTCTATTTATGCCTATGTGGCCCTGTGCCTCACTGTGAAGTGAAGCCCACGTTTTTAAACAATAttcactattaaccccttaacgctctgcgccgtagctctacggcgcagaggtataagggaagtatgaagagggctcacgggctgagtcctcttcatacagaggtgggggtttttgcattttgcacaaaacccccaccgctaataaccgcggtcggtgcttgcaccgatcgcggctattaaccctctaaacgccgcccgcaaagtcgcgggcggcgtttaaaagacggcggcgcgcgggcgccgccatctttttttcgatcgccacgcccccgaacgtcatcggggggcggcgatcggttaccatggtagcctcgggtcttctcttgacacgaggctacatggtttatgcaggttcgttacaatgagccagtggctcattgtaatgtaagacctgcaaaaacgccatatattgcaatactgtagtattgcagtatatggtaggagcgatctgatcatctagggttattgtaccctagatggtctaaaaaatagtaaaaaaaaaaagaaaaaaaaaagtttaaaaaataaaaaaaattaataaaatattaaaagttcaaatcacccccctttccctagaacggatataaaacataacaaacagtaaaaatcacagacatattaggtatcgccgcgtcccaaaatgcccgatctatcaaaatataaaaacggttacggccggcggtgacctccgaggcgggaaatggcgcccaaatgtccgaaatgcgacttttacacctttttacataacataaaaaatgaaataaaaaatgatcaaaatgtcgcacagacctcaaaatggtagcaatgaaaacgtcgcctcatttcgcaaaaaatgacccctcacacatttccgtgcgccaaagtatgaaaaagttattagcgtcagaagatggcaaaaaaatttttttcttttttgtacacattcgtttaatttttgaaaatgtattaaaacacaataaaacctatataaatttggtatcaccgcgatcgcaccgaaccaaagaataaagtaggcgtgttatttggagcgaagagtgaaagtcgtaaaaactgagcccacaagaacgtgacgcacgtgcggttttttttcaatttttccacatttggaattttttttcagcttcgcagtacacggcatgttaaaataaataacattacgggaaagtaaaatttgttacgcacaaaataagccctcacacaggtctgtacatgtaaaaatgaaaaagttatggatttttgaagttggagagcgagaaatgagccggaaaaccctccgtccttaaggggttaaagctcttTTTAATTTGTGAATTTTAGTATTCCTATACAGGAATAATTTTTTTTGGAATCGAGTTAATTTGTAAATACACTGCCATATGTATATGAATGTACACTTATCATCAATATAAATGTTGTTCTTATAATTTTCTTAACAGCCAGCTCATGAAAAAACCCTTGTAAAAAGgggtttcatttttacattttattcaaaATAAACTGGGTTTCCTTGATAATGGTTTACTTTGGTGTCTTTCGGCTAATATTTGTATCACGGGTCGGGACTAACACTGTAAAATCACTGTGGGTTAGCTGCAGCTAAACATTAGCACAAACACTagttctgtacataaatacactACCAAAATTATCTAAATATCTAAATACAGCACTCAAACCAATGTGAGTACATATTTACAGCATCAGTACTAAGCTCTGCACAAATATACAACACCTCTACCAAGAAAATATGGTACCAGGTGCAGTCTTGGCACTACTATGCAGCAGTAGAACTAagttcagtacataaatacagtaccagaaccaagctcagtgcaTAAATATTGAATGATTCAACCCTGATCAAACAAAACAAGGATCTATCCTGAATTGTATAAGTAAATATTTCTATTctatgtaaaaataaaagttctCTCAAAATGTTGAATCCTGCATTTGTTATTTCTTGGTGATTAAAACATTCTCTGACAGTAGGTAAATTTAATAACAAAAAGTCCCCATGTAGCTCCCACAACTGGACGGACCCATTCCAGATAACCCAAATTTAGCTGAACATTAATAAAGACCTACCTAATATACGACTAATTGATCAACTCAgtaatgttcaaaatatatgtCCATTGATCGCTATGCAATCAAGTAtggttgcaacacaaattactgtatgtacctttattgtttgtttaaataaatttaaaaaatacttaaaaaaagaaaaaaaaaagaaataatgctGCAGAAATGTGAGCTCATGGGTAATATAAGGTCTAATATCCAGCTTCTTATCACAAGCCTAATACTGTTCTCTTGTTCCCTTAGTGATTACTATTAAGCCCCGAATCAGCCAAAATGGTAATACAAtttccaatatagtcacagtgccccaaaagTTGCCATTATGGATACAGTGTCAATATGTCAATATAttgtcaatatagtaacagtgcgccATTAATAACccacatagtcacagtgcccccatagtaggCAAAACCATTAACTATTATAGTAACAGTGACCTTACATCTGTCAGTATATTAATGATGCTCCTACAACATCCAGTATGTTAACAGTTCCCTCACAGATGTCTCTATTATTTCTTTGTGCTTGATAGAAACTTATATCATTGCTGGGGACACAATCCACTGACATGGAGAATGTTAACACCTGGTTGACAATTAATTGTTTAATTATTAATTGCAATCACATTTCCCCCACAATAGCTATTATAATAAGTGTGCCCCAAAACAGCAAATACAAGCTAATGGGCCCATAGCAGTCAACTCAATTTAggtgccctcacagtagccaatatagtaagatTTCCCCACAACAGATATAGTAATGGGGGCCTCACAGTGGCCAAATAGTTGCCTTCCCgatgtagccaatatagtaacagtgccctcccggaatagccaatatagtaacagtgcactC comes from Engystomops pustulosus chromosome 6, aEngPut4.maternal, whole genome shotgun sequence and encodes:
- the LOC140065989 gene encoding olfactory receptor 11A1-like, which produces MPVGNQTAILFFQLHGFQNPKTLQIPLFLLFLTIYLFILLGNLLIMILIISSPKLQSPMYFFLSHLSLCDVFSTSNIIPNMLHIVILGVILMPVAECFLQFYLFGCSTSTESFLLTVMSYDRYLAICYPLHYFTIMDFRLRLLLVMGSWVSGFALTLIPGILVTTLEYCGPNVIDHFFCDLAPFLKLSCSDVYVVQTEIIVFSIPIILLPFLFILASYVNIFFSILKISSTSGREKAFSTCSAHLTVVCTYYGTLIIVYMVPSNGQLSSINKSLALLYIVITPLFNPVIYSLRNKELRSAMPKILWNKSPV